One window from the genome of Natronomonas pharaonis DSM 2160 encodes:
- a CDS encoding complex I subunit 4 family protein, whose translation MFIEALILLCLVGAAAVFIAPDRYAHKLALGLSVPPLVVSLYMYAAFDGSGNALLGGDIAYETATEWLQLGQYTVSYHVGLDGISLPLVVLSTVLTTLAILSAWTPIDERQSEFYGLVLLLEGSLIGVFAALDFILWFVFWEAVLIPMYLLIGVWGGPRRKYAAIKFFVYTNIASLVMFIGYFALVFGLGDAVSSTGMPAVAQALRADQLGYLGTAAVGIGPDMLAMAAFLAMFVGFAVKVPVVPFHTWLPDAHVEAPTPVSVLLAGVLLKMGTYALLRFNFTMLPDQVETFAVPIALIAIISILYGALLALAQKDLKRIVAYSSVSSMGYVILGLVAYTVYGVGGATFQMIAHGLISGLLFMTVGVFYNATHTRMVGDMGGLADRMPVTAGIFIAGAFGYMGLPLMAGFMAELFVFIGAFQSAILPYAPVITAAGMFGIVVVAGYLLWAMQRSLFGPFRLETDYELERAPVHDIVPLLTLVALIIALGVAPDLIFEMIRDATHSVIDYDFGGDL comes from the coding sequence ATGTTTATCGAAGCGCTCATCCTCCTGTGTCTGGTCGGCGCAGCGGCCGTCTTCATCGCTCCGGACCGGTATGCCCACAAGCTCGCGCTCGGGCTCTCGGTGCCGCCGCTTGTCGTCTCGCTGTATATGTACGCCGCCTTCGACGGCAGCGGTAACGCGTTGCTCGGCGGCGACATCGCCTACGAGACGGCCACCGAATGGCTCCAACTCGGCCAATACACGGTCTCCTACCACGTTGGCCTCGATGGCATTTCGCTGCCGCTTGTCGTGCTGTCGACGGTGCTGACGACGCTTGCCATCCTGAGCGCGTGGACGCCCATCGACGAGCGCCAAAGCGAGTTCTACGGGCTGGTCCTGCTGCTTGAGGGGAGCCTCATCGGCGTCTTCGCCGCGCTGGATTTCATCCTCTGGTTTGTCTTCTGGGAGGCCGTTCTGATTCCGATGTATCTGCTCATCGGCGTCTGGGGCGGCCCGCGCCGGAAGTACGCCGCTATCAAGTTCTTCGTCTACACGAACATCGCCTCGCTTGTGATGTTCATCGGCTATTTCGCGCTGGTCTTCGGCCTCGGCGACGCCGTTTCTTCGACGGGGATGCCGGCGGTCGCACAGGCGCTTCGTGCCGACCAGCTCGGCTATCTCGGCACCGCGGCGGTCGGTATCGGGCCTGATATGCTGGCGATGGCGGCCTTCCTCGCGATGTTTGTCGGCTTTGCGGTGAAGGTCCCCGTCGTGCCGTTCCACACGTGGCTGCCGGACGCCCACGTTGAAGCGCCGACACCGGTGTCGGTGCTGTTGGCCGGTGTCCTGCTGAAGATGGGTACCTACGCGCTGCTCCGGTTCAACTTCACAATGTTGCCGGACCAAGTCGAGACGTTCGCAGTCCCTATCGCTCTCATCGCCATCATCTCGATACTCTACGGAGCGCTGTTGGCGCTGGCACAGAAAGACCTCAAGCGTATCGTCGCCTACTCGTCGGTCTCCTCGATGGGGTATGTCATCCTCGGGCTCGTCGCCTACACCGTCTACGGGGTCGGTGGCGCGACCTTCCAGATGATCGCCCACGGCCTCATTTCCGGGCTGCTGTTCATGACGGTCGGCGTCTTCTACAACGCCACCCACACCCGGATGGTCGGTGACATGGGCGGGCTCGCAGACCGGATGCCGGTGACGGCCGGCATCTTCATCGCCGGCGCGTTCGGCTACATGGGGCTGCCGCTGATGGCCGGCTTCATGGCCGAGCTGTTTGTCTTCATCGGCGCGTTCCAGTCGGCGATTCTCCCTTACGCGCCTGTCATTACCGCAGCGGGGATGTTCGGCATCGTCGTCGTTGCCGGCTACCTGCTGTGGGCGATGCAGCGGTCGCTTTTCGGCCCCTTCCGACTGGAGACCGACTACGAACTGGAGCGAGCACCGGTTCACGACATCGTTCCGCTGTTGACGCTCGTGGCGCTCATCATCGCACTCGGTGTCGCCCCCGACCTCATCTTCGAGATGATACGGGATGCGACACACAGCGTCATTGATTACGATTTCGGAGGTGACCTCTGA
- the nuoL gene encoding NADH-quinone oxidoreductase subunit L — MDLIYQLTPAIVLVPLATFIISLVFGQWMPKKGAIAGIFATAATLGLSVVTLGWLVLTGEPHNQTWYTLVAGDEIVELSFGILIDQLSASMLVIVSLIAFLVHVFSLGYMNDEGEPGLPRYYAGLSLFTASMLAFVIADNLFMAFVFFELVGLCSYLLIGHWFREDAPPSAAKKAFLVTRFGDYFFLVGVVGVLVTFGTAQFAGAEGFPALAQAALDGEAAIQTFGLSVEGWLSVLGLLVLGGVLGKSAQFPLHTWLPDAMEGPTPVSALIHAATMVAAGVFLIARMYGFYALLPTVLAIIAFVGGFTALFAATMGVVKNEIKQVLAYSTISQYGYMMVALGAGSYVAAFFHLTTHAIFKALLFLGAGAVIIAMHHNENMWDMGGLKDEMRVTYLTFLAGSLALAGIFPFSGFWSKDEVLFDTLVHALGGSTLLLGAYIMALGAVFLTGFYTIRMVMLTFHGEPRSDTAEDPHGVRWNVKTPLSVLGVLAVVAGVINLVPVEKLTGLEVSFLSEFLSRDVGLLTDNAHYSELLETAAYAGYETGYLGGGEEMTVLLGAGLGLGLALLGAGSAYGLYRGSDPVRHTAKLGSLQTVLMHNYYQDEYQVWLAEGFTVRLSKAADTFDQGVIDGAVNATSSVSLAAGDRVRRLQTGLVTNYAALIILGLLALLVFFAVLGGWF, encoded by the coding sequence ATGGATCTGATATACCAACTCACTCCGGCTATCGTGCTCGTGCCGCTCGCGACGTTTATTATCAGTCTCGTCTTCGGCCAGTGGATGCCGAAGAAGGGAGCTATCGCCGGTATCTTCGCGACGGCGGCGACGCTTGGGCTATCTGTCGTGACGCTCGGCTGGCTCGTCCTCACTGGCGAACCGCACAATCAGACGTGGTATACGCTCGTTGCTGGCGATGAAATCGTCGAGTTGAGCTTCGGTATCCTCATCGACCAGCTGTCGGCGTCGATGCTCGTCATCGTCTCGCTTATCGCTTTCCTCGTTCACGTCTTCTCGCTCGGCTACATGAACGACGAGGGCGAGCCCGGCCTGCCGCGGTACTACGCCGGCCTGAGCCTCTTTACGGCGAGCATGCTCGCGTTCGTCATCGCTGACAACCTGTTCATGGCCTTCGTCTTCTTCGAACTCGTGGGGCTGTGTTCCTACCTGCTCATCGGCCATTGGTTCCGCGAGGACGCGCCGCCGTCGGCGGCCAAGAAGGCGTTCCTCGTCACCCGCTTCGGCGACTACTTCTTCCTCGTCGGCGTCGTCGGGGTGCTCGTGACGTTCGGCACCGCCCAGTTCGCCGGCGCGGAGGGCTTCCCGGCGCTCGCCCAAGCCGCCCTCGACGGCGAAGCCGCCATCCAGACCTTCGGCCTCTCAGTTGAAGGCTGGCTGTCGGTTCTCGGTCTGCTCGTTTTGGGCGGTGTTCTCGGTAAGTCCGCGCAGTTCCCGCTGCACACATGGCTGCCGGACGCGATGGAAGGTCCGACCCCCGTCTCAGCGCTGATTCACGCCGCGACGATGGTGGCGGCCGGTGTCTTCCTTATCGCCCGGATGTACGGCTTCTACGCCCTGCTGCCGACGGTGCTGGCGATTATCGCCTTCGTCGGCGGCTTCACGGCACTGTTCGCCGCGACGATGGGCGTCGTCAAAAACGAAATCAAGCAGGTGCTGGCGTACTCGACGATTAGCCAGTACGGCTACATGATGGTCGCACTGGGCGCTGGCAGCTACGTCGCCGCGTTCTTCCATCTGACAACCCACGCCATCTTCAAGGCGCTGCTGTTCCTCGGGGCTGGCGCGGTAATCATCGCGATGCACCACAACGAGAACATGTGGGACATGGGCGGCCTGAAAGACGAGATGCGGGTGACCTACCTCACGTTCCTGGCTGGTTCGCTCGCGCTGGCCGGCATCTTCCCCTTCTCGGGCTTCTGGTCGAAAGACGAGGTGCTCTTCGATACGCTGGTACACGCCCTCGGTGGAAGCACCCTCCTGCTCGGCGCCTATATCATGGCGCTGGGGGCGGTTTTCCTGACCGGCTTCTACACCATCCGGATGGTGATGCTCACCTTCCACGGTGAGCCACGGAGCGATACCGCCGAGGACCCACACGGTGTCCGCTGGAACGTCAAGACGCCGCTTTCGGTGCTCGGCGTGCTGGCGGTCGTCGCCGGCGTTATCAACCTCGTTCCGGTCGAGAAGCTCACTGGGCTTGAGGTGTCCTTCCTCTCTGAGTTCCTGAGCCGCGATGTGGGGCTACTCACGGACAATGCCCACTACAGCGAGCTACTCGAAACGGCCGCCTACGCCGGCTACGAGACGGGCTATCTCGGTGGCGGCGAAGAGATGACGGTGCTTCTCGGTGCCGGCCTCGGCCTCGGGCTTGCGCTTCTCGGTGCCGGCTCCGCCTACGGCCTCTATCGCGGTAGCGACCCCGTTCGACATACGGCGAAACTCGGCAGTCTCCAGACGGTTCTCATGCACAACTACTACCAAGACGAGTATCAGGTGTGGCTCGCGGAGGGCTTTACCGTCCGCCTCTCGAAGGCCGCCGACACCTTTGACCAAGGTGTTATCGACGGCGCGGTCAACGCAACATCGAGTGTGAGCCTCGCGGCCGGCGACCGCGTCCGGCGGCTCCAGACCGGCCTCGTGACCAACTACGCAGCGCTCATCATCCTTGGCCTGTTGGCGCTGCTTGTCTTCTTCGCCGTGCTTGGGGGGTGGTTCTGA